Proteins encoded together in one Hevea brasiliensis isolate MT/VB/25A 57/8 chromosome 16, ASM3005281v1, whole genome shotgun sequence window:
- the LOC110662773 gene encoding cation/H(+) antiporter 24, with protein sequence MEAKPRASLHVEQVISPVRLICQKIHAPHPLGVFYGENPLDYSFSLVLFEIILIVLISRVVRFILKPLKQPRIVSDILGGIIIGPSVLGQSPSFTRIVFPENSVFLVQNVGIMGFMYFLFLAGVKMDLTLIRKSGKKHVYIAMIGMIVPAVFVAIVGVILRSSLDKELARVSGIGAVATDLAFTSFPVIYLVLKELNLLSSEVGRMALAVAVIGDSLGIFVIIAFEAMKQGEVSTQGAAWYFISTAVIGAFYVLPVRRVMVWIVKKTPEGKPAEQAFVILILLGVLVMGFFTDMFGLAIANGSLWFGLVVPDGPPLGATIVERSETIVMEILMPFAFAFTGLCTNVFSMPTFGWSRLLPLFIMFITGYISKIGSILASSLYFNIPLKDSLALSLILNLRGQLEILIYIHWIDKRIIGIPMFTMVVILTLLVTAISAPFVSILYNPTRPYMINRRRTIQHNPPGKELRTVVCIYDEENVAGIIDLLEVSYPTITSPFTIYALHLVELVGRATPLFIDHEESDEPLKKNTEQETIYNALKIYQEARRDFVKLHFFTALAIKRTMYQDICELALSNKASLIILPFEKGRLDTLPGTEIVRHGHGIKSISSNVIAHAPCSVGILIDKGHVHNPFMLHPLGQSTYHNYVMLFLGGADAREALSYADRMIMNPEVSLIVVRFLAYNNEGDDEIEKKLDDGVVTSFWVKNERNERVIYREIVVKNGEETLAAIQAFNTSATDLWIVGRKQGINPVILQGLSNWSENHELGTIGDIVASHDFGSTASVLVIHQQIMRGQGMATSEA encoded by the exons CTCTAAAGCAGCCCAGAATTGTCTCTGACATACTC GGTGGTATAATAATTGGACCCTCCGTTCTAGGACAAAGCCCATCATTCACTCGCATAGTATTCCCAGAAAATTCTGTGTTTTTGGTGCAGAATGTTGGAATCATGGGTTTTATGtacttccttttcttggctggagTTAAAATGGATCTCACCTTGATTAGAAAATCAGGAAAGAAACATGTTTACATTGCCATGATAGGAATGATAGTCCCCGCTGTATTTGTGGCTATAGTTGGGGTCATTCTTCGATCATCCTTGGATAAAGAACTTGCAAGAGTCTCTGGGATAGGAGCAGTTGCTACAGATTTGGCTTTCACATCATTTCCTGTGATTTATCTTGTCCTTAAAGAGCTAAACCTGCTTAGCTCAGAGGTTGGACGGATGGCATTGGCAGTAGCAGTAATAGGTGATTCACTTGGTATTTTTGTCATTATCGCTTTTGAGGCTATGAAACAAGGTGAAGTTAGCACTCAGGGTGCAGCATGGTATTTCATTTCCACAGCTGTTATAGGTGCATTTTATGTTCTTCCTGTTCGACGAGTAATGGTTTGGATTGTCAAGAAAACCCCGGAAGGCAAACCTGCTGAACAAGCCTTTGTGATTCTCATCTTGTTGGGTGTACTTGTGATGGGATTCTTCACAGATATGTTCGGATTAGCCATTGCTAATGGGTCTTTGTGGTTTGGGCTTGTGGTGCCTGATGGTCCTCCTTTAGGAGCTACTATTGTGGAGAGGAGTGAAACCATAGTGATGGAAATTTTGATGCCTTTTGCATTTGCCTTCACAGGTTTATGCACCAATGTGTTTTCCATGCCCACTTTTGGCTGGTCGAGATTGTTACCACTCTTTATCATGTTTATAACTGGATATATCTCAAAAATTGGTTCAATTTTGGCGTCTTCTCTCTACTTCAATATTCCACTAAAAGATAGCCTTGCTCTGAGTCTCATTTTGAACTTGAGAGGCCAACTTGAGATTTTGATATACATCCATTGGATCGACAAAAGG ATAATTGGAATCCCAATGTTCACAATGGTGGTGATATTAACTCTTCTAGTGACTGCCATAAGCGCTCCTTTCGTCAGCATACTCTACAACCCAACAAGGCCATACATGATAAACAGAAGAAGAACCATCCAACACAACCCTCCAGGCAAAGAGCTTCGCACAGTAGTTTGCATCTATGATGAAGAAAATGTAGCTGGTATCATTGatctccttgaggtttcatatcCAACTATTACTAGTCCTTTCACAATCTATGCTCTTCATCTGGTGGAGCTTGTAGGCCGGGCAACTCCATTGTTTATAGACCATGAGGAATCAGACGAGCCTTTGAAGAAGAATACAGAACAAGAAACCATATACAATGCCCTGAAAATTTATCAAGAAGCAAGACGTGATTTTGTTAAGCTACATTTCTTCACGGCTTTGGCAATAAAGAGAACCATGTACCAAGACATCTGCGAGTTAGCTTTGTCGAATAAAGCTTCTCTTATCATTTTGCCATTTGAAAAGGGAAGGCTAGACACTCTTCCAGGAACTGAAATTGTGCGTCATGGACATGGAATCAAGTCTATAAGTTCAAATGTTATAGCACATGCACCTTGTTCTGTTGGAATTCTTATTGATAAAGGTCATGTTCATAACCCATTTATGTTACACCCCCTTGGACAATCCACATACCACAATTATGTTATGTTATTTTTAGGAGGAGCAGATGCTCGAGAGGCACTTTCTTATGCTGATAGAATGATTATGAATCCTGAGGTTTCTCTGATAGTGGTAAGGTTCCTTGCATACAATAATGAAGGAGATGATGAAATAGAGAAGAAGCTTGATGATGGGGTAGTGACATCATTTTGGGTGAAAAATGAAAGGAATGAGAGAGTGATCTATAGAGAAATAGTGGTGAAGAATGGAGAAGAAACATTGGCTGCAATCCAAGCCTTCAATACTAGTGCTACTGACCTTTGGATTGTGGGAAGGAAACAAGGGATAAATCCTGTGATCCTTCAAGGATTGTCAAATTGGAGTGAAAATCATGAACTGGGAACCATAGGAGATATTGTTGCATCTCATGATTTTGGTAGTACAGCTTCTGTGTTAGTAATACATCAACAAATTATGAGAGGCCAAGGGATGGCTACAAGTGAAGCATAA